One region of Oryza sativa Japonica Group chromosome 10, ASM3414082v1 genomic DNA includes:
- the LOC4348740 gene encoding probable inorganic phosphate transporter 1-3 produces MADGQLKVLTTLDHARTQWYHFMAIVIAGMGFFTDAYDLFCISLVSKLLGRIYYTDLAGDNPGSLPPNVSAAVNGVALCGTLAGQLFFGWLGDKLGRKSVYGFTLVLMVVCSVASGLSFGRTAKGVVATLCFFRFWLGFGIGGDYPLSATIMSEYANKRTRGAFIAAVFAMQGFGILFGAIVALVVSAGFRNAYPAPSYADGRAASLVPEADYVWRIILMFGTVPAALTYYWRMKMPETARYTALIARNAKQAAADMSKVLDTEIQEDADRAEAVAAGGAGNEWGLFSRQFVRRHGVHLVATTSTWFLLDIAFYSQNLFQKDIFSKVGWIPPARTMNAVEEVFRIARAQALIALCGTIPGYWFTVAFIDVAGRFAIQLMGFAMMTVFMLGLAAPYHHWTTPGNHTGFVVMYGFTFFFANFGPNATTFIVPAEIYPARLRSTCHGISAAAGKAGAIVGAFGFLYAAQDPHKPEAGYKPGIGIRNALFVLAGTNFLGMLMTLLVPESKGMSLEEVSKENVADDEEATA; encoded by the coding sequence ATGGCGGACGGGCAGCTCAAGGTACTGACGACGCTGGACCATGCGAGGACGCAGTGGTACCATTTCATGGCGATCGTGATCGCCGGCATGGGCTTCTTCACCGACGCCTACGACCTCTTCTGCATCTCCCTCGTCTCCAAGCTGCTCGGCCGCATCTACTACACCGACCTCGCCGGGGACAACCCCGGCAGCCTGCCGCCCAACGTGTCGGCAGCGGTGAACGGCGTCGCGCTGTGCGGCACGCTCGCGGGGCAGCTCTTCTTCGGGTGGCTCGGCGACAAGCTCGGGCGGAAGAGCGTGTACGGCTTCACGCTCGTGCTCATGGTGGTGTGCTCCGTCGCGTCGGGCCTCTCGTTCGGGCGCACGGCGAAGGGCGTCGTCGCCACGCTCTGCTTCTTCCGGTTCTGGCTCGGCTTCGGCATCGGCGGCGACTACCCGCTGTCGGCGACGATCATGTCGGAGTACGCCAACAAGAGGACGCGCGGGGCGTTCATCGCCGCCGTGTTCGCCATGCAGGGGTTCGGCATCCTGTTCGGCGCCATCGTGGCGCTCGTCGTGTCGGCCGGGTTCCGGAACGCGTACCCGGCGCCGTCGTACGCCGACGGCCGCGCGGCGTCGCTGGTGCCCGAGGCCGACTACGTGTGGCGGATCATCCTCATGTTCGGCACCGTCCCGGCGGCGCTCACCTACTACTGGCGCATGAAGATGCCGGAGACGGCGAGGTACACCGCGCTCATCGCGCGCAACGCCAAGCAGGCCGCCGCCGACATGTCCAAGGTGCTCGACACGGAGATCCAGGAGGACGCGGACCGCGCCgaggcggtcgccgccggcggcgccggcaacgaGTGGGGGCTCTTCTCGCGGCAGTtcgtgcggcggcacggggtGCACCTGGTGGCGACGACGAGCACGTGGTTCCTGCTCGACATCGCGTTCTACAGCCAGAACCTGTTCCAGAAGGACATCTTCTCCAAGGTCGGGTGGAtcccgccggcgaggacgatgAACGCCGTCGAGGAGGTGTTCCGCATCGCGCGCGCGCAGGCGCTCATCGCGCTGTGCGGCACCATCCCGGGCTACTGGTTCACCGTCGCGTTCATCGACGTCGCCGGCCGCTTCGCCATCCAGCTGATGGGGTTCGCCATGATGACCGTCTTCAtgctcggcctcgccgcgccgtACCACCACTGGACGACGCCGGGGAACCACACCGGCTTCGTCGTCATGTACGGCTTCACCTTCTTCTTCGCCAACTTCGGCCCCAACGCCACCACCTTCATCGTGCCGGCGGAGATCTACCCGGCGAGGCTGCGTTCCACGTGCCACGgcatctcggcggcggcggggaaggccGGCGCCATCGTCGGCGCGTTCGGGTTCCTGTACGCGGCGCAGGACCCGCACAAGCCGGAGGCCGGGTACAAGCCAGGCATTGGCATCCGGAACGCGCTGTTCGTGCTCGCCGGCACGAACTTCCTCGGCATGCTCATGACGCTGCTGGTGCCGGAGTCGAAGGGCATGTCGCTGGAGGAGGTGTCCAAGGAGaacgtcgccgacgacgaggaggcgacggcgtag
- the LOC136351091 gene encoding pentatricopeptide repeat-containing protein At3g24000, mitochondrial, whose product MRKPFPSLLLLHRLRRRRDANRRYAAAPSLTASVADIPVPAAASTGIIRDTLDSVDARELAATPRLYHSLITACARYRSLDDARAIHAHLAGSQFAGSVFLDNSLIHLYCKCGAVADARRVFDGMPARDMCSWTSLIAGYAQNDMPDEALGLLPGMLRGRFKPNGFTFASLLKAAGASASSGIGEQIHALTVKYDWHDDVYVGSALLDMYARCGRMDMAIAVFDQLESKNGVSWNALIAGFARKGDGETTLLMFAEMQRNGFEATHFTYSSVFSAIAGIGALEQGKWVHAHMIKSGERLSAFVGNTILDMYAKSGSMIDARKVFDRVDKKDVVTWNSMLTAFAQYGLGREAVTHFEEMRKCGVHLNQITFLSILTACSHGGLVKEGKQYFDMMKEYNLEPEIDHYVTVVDLLGRAGLLNDALVFIFKMPMKPTAAVWGALLGSCRMHKNAKIGQFAADHVFELDPDDTGPPVLLYNIYASTGQWDAAARVRKMMKATGVKKEPACSWVEIENSVHMFVANDDTHPRSEEIYKKWEEISIQIRKAGYVPNTDYVLLHVDEQERQAKLQYHSEKIALAFALINMPLGATIRIMKNIRICGDCHSAFRYISKVFKREIVVRDTNRFHHFSSGSCSCGDYW is encoded by the coding sequence ATGAGAAAGCCGTTCCCgagtctcctcctcctccaccgccttcgccgtcgccgagacgCCAACCGGCGCTACGCCGCAGCCCCCAGCCTCACCGCCTCCGTCGCAGACATCCCCGTCcccgccgctgcctccaccgGCATCATCCGCGATACGCTCGACAGCGTGGACGCCCGCGAGCTCGCCGCCACCCCGCGCCTCTACCACTCTCTCATCACCGCCTGCGCGCGGTACAGGAGCCTGGACGACGCCAGGGCGATCCACGCACACCTGGCCGGCTCCCAGTTCGCCGGCAGCGTCTTCCTGGACAACTCGCTCATCCACCTGTACTGCAAGTGCGGTGCCGTGGCCGACGCGCGACGtgtgttcgacggaatgccgGCGCGCGACATGTGCTCTTGGACCTCGCTCATTGCCGGGTATGCGCAGAACGACATGCCGGATGAGGCCCTTGGGCTGCTCCCTGGGATGCTGAGAGGGAGATTCAAGCCAAACGGGTTCACGTTTGCGAGTCTCCTCAAGGCGGCTGGTGCTAGTGCGAGCAGTGGCATCGGGGAACAGATCCACGCGCTCACGGTGAAGTATGACTGGCATGATGATGTCTATGTAGGGAGTGCACTCCTTGACATGTATGCGAGGTGTGGAAGAATGGACATGGCCATTGCGGTTTTTGACCAGCTTGAATCGAAGAATGGGGTTTCTTGGAACGCATTGATTGCTGGGTTTGCAAGAAAGGGTGATGGAGAGACCACACTGTTAATGTTTGCAGAGATGCAGAGGAATGGGTTTGAGGCAACACATTTTACGTACTCAAGTGTGTTCAGTGCCATTGCTGGCATAGGTGCTCTTGAGCAGGGGAAGTGGGTGCATGCACACATGATTAAATCTGGGGAGAGACTGAGTGCATTTGTCGGAAACACAATACTTGACATGTATGCAAAGTCAGGGAGCATGATCGACGCGAGAAAGGTGTTTGACCGTGTGGACAAGAAGGATGTAGTTACTTGGAACTCAATGCTGACTGCATTTGCACAGTATGGACTTGGCAGGGAAGCAGTCACCCATTTTGAGGAGATGAGGAAATGCGGTGTTCACCTGAATCAGATCACCTTCCTTTCCATTTTGACTGCTTGTAGCCATGGGGGACTGGTGAAAGAAGGCAAGCAATACTTTGACATGATGAAGGAGTACAACCTGGAACCAGAGATTGATCACTACGTTACGGTTGTTGATCTCCTTGGTCGAGCTGGTTTACTGAATGATGCTCTTGTATTTATATTTAAAATGCCCATGAAGCCAACTGCTGCTGTTTGGGGAGCCTTGCTTGGATCTTGCAGAATGCATAAGAATGCCAAAATTGGGCAATTTGCAGCCGATCATGTATTTGAACTTGACCCAGATGATACTGGTCCACCTGTGTTGCTTTACAACATTTATGCTTCCACAGGCCAATGGGATGCTGCAGCTAGAGTGAGGAAGATGATGAAGGCAACTGGTGTGAAGAAGGAACCTGCATGCAGTTGGGTGGAGATAGAGAACTCAGTGCACATGTTTGTCGCAAATGATGACACCCATCCAAGATCAGAGGAGATATAtaagaagtgggaggagataAGCATACAGATTAGGAAAGCAGGGTATGTTCCTAACACGGATTATGTGCTTCTGCATGTAGATGAACAAGAGAGGCAGGCAAAGTTACAGTATCACAGCGAGAAGATCGCGCTCGCATTTGCACTGATCAACATGCCTTTAGGGGCGACCATTCGGATCATGAAGAATATTAGGATATGCGGGGATTGCCATTCTGCATTCAGATACATCTCCAAAGTTTTCAAGCGGGAGATTGTTGTCAGGGATACAAACAGATTCCATCATTTCAGCAGTGGCTCCTGTTCATGTGGAGATTACTGGTGA
- the LOC4348739 gene encoding uncharacterized protein yields the protein MQHRSPAAATASSGPVAAAASAAMAVPGVGGIEPAVTLDQVPRWSDPDQRLYAPSSSSAAAAGGVEAGEGGGSEPAASAFLSFSDPLTGDDGGGVTGGGRGGASRFPVDHEINSRIYLWRGHPWNLEVDAVVNSTNESLDESHSSPGLHAAAGSGLAEECSTLGGCRTGMAKMTNAYDLPARKVIHTVGPKYAVKYHTAAENALSHCYRSCLELLIENGLESIAMGCIYTEAKNYPREPAAHVAIRTVRRFLEKQKSKIAGVVFCTVSSSDTEIYKRLLPLYFPRDRQEEEIAVSKLPADVGDENGETVIDERKIRIRPLPAGATDRAATTAPIDLPFDSGLASKRSSFKLDSYLDPSFMSLIKDPDLRRKEQWEKSAQAQKGFNYAKLLGYGDLACPSLSAAEEYSLHSRYLAKANSLNLSEIAEMKIIYRGGVDSEGRPVMVVVGAHFLLRCLDLERFVLHVVKEFEPLIQKPYSIVYFHSAASLQPQPDLGFMKRLQQILGRKHQRNLHAIYVLHPTLGLRTAILAMQMFVDGEVWKKVVYVDRLVHLFRYVPREQLTIPDFVFQHDLEVNGGRGLIVDPRTKHIYQRPSG from the exons ATGCAGcaccgctcgccggcggcggccacggcgtcgtcggggccggtcgccgccgcggcctccgccgccatggcggTGCCGGGCGTGGGCGGCATCGAGCCGGCCGTGACGCTCGACCAGGTGCCCCGATGGAGCGACCCCGACCAGCGCCTGTACGCGccttcgtcctcctccgccgcggccgccggaggTGTGGAGGCGGGCGAGGGTGGCGGATCCGAGCCCGCCGCGTCCGCGTTCCTCTCGTTCTCCGACCCcctcaccggcgacgacggcggcggggtcaccggcggcggccgcggcggggccTCGAGGTTCCCCGTCGACCACGAGATCAACTCCAGGATCTACCTCTGGAGGGGCCACCCCTGGAACCTGGAGGTCGACGCTGTCGTCAACTCCACTAACGAG AGCTTGGACGAGTCGCACAGCAGTCCTGGTCTGCACGCCGCGGCAGGATCGGGGCTCGCGGAGGAATGCTCCACCTTG ggAGGATGCCGAACTGGGATGGCGAAGATGACCAATGCTTATGATCTGCCTGCAAG GAAGGTCATTCATACAGTCGGCCCCAAATATGCTGTCAAGTATCACACAGCTGCAGAGAATGCACTTAGTCACTGCTACCGTTCTTGTTTGGAACTCCTCATTGAAAATGGCCTTGAAAG CATTGCAATGGGCTGCATTTACACGGAAGCTAAAAACTACCCTCGTGAGCCAGCTGCCCATGTGGCGATAA GAACTGTTAGACGCTTTCTGGAGAAACAAAAAAGCAAAATTGCTGGTGTTGTTTTTTGTACTGTATCATCATCTGATACAGAGATATACAAGAG ATTGCTCCCACTATATTTCCCTCGGGACAGGCAAGAGGAAGAGATTGCGGTATCAAAACTTCCAGCCGATGTTGGGGATGAGAATGGTGAAACAGTAATTGATGAAAGGAAAATAAGAATAAGACCTTTGCCTGCTGGTGCAACAGACAGAGCTGCAACTACTGCTCCTATAGATCTTCCTTTTGATTCTGGATTGGCATCGAAGAG GAGTTCTTTCAAGTTGGATTCATATCTGGATCCTTCATTTATGTCATTAATTAAAGACCCAGATCTGAGGCGCAAGGAGCAGTGGGAAAAATCTGCTCAAGCTCAAAAGGGATTTAATTATGCTAAGTTGCTTGGATATGGAGATCTAGCTTGCCCTTCATTATCCGCCGCAGAGGAATATTCACTTCATTCAAGATACCTTGCTAAAGCAAATTCTCTTAATCTTTCAGAGATTGCTGAAATGAAAATAat TTATCGAGGTGGAGTTGACAGTGAAGGACGCCCGGTTATGGTTGTTGTTGGTGCACACTTTCTTCTTCGCTGCTTGGATCTTGAACGGTTTGTTCTACATGTAGTAAAG GAGTTTGAACCTTTGATTCAGAAGCCATATAGCATTGTCTATTTCCATTCTGCTGCATCATTACAACC GCAACCAGATTTAGGATTCATGAAGCGCCTACAACAAATATTGGGTCGTAAACATCAGCGCAACCTTCAT GCCATATATGTCCTCCACCCAACGTTGGGTTTGAGAACAGCTATTCTGGCAATGCAGATGTTTGTTGATGGAGAG GTTTGGAAGAAAGTTGTCTACGTGGATAGGCTTGTGCATCTGTTCAGATATGTACCACGCGAACAACTAACTATTCCTGATTTTGTCTTTCA GCATGATTTGGAGGTGAACGGTGGGAGAGGCCTAATTGTTGACCCAAGAACAAAACACATTTATCAGAGACCGTCTGGCTGA
- the LOC4348741 gene encoding probable inorganic phosphate transporter 1-8, which translates to MARQEQQQHLQVLSALDAAKTQWYHFTAIVVAGMGFFTDAYDLFCISLVTKLLGRIYYTDLAKENPGSLPPNVAAAVNGVAFCGTLAGQLFFGWLGDKLGRKSVYGMTLLMMVICSIASGLSFSHTPTSVMATLCFFRFWLGFGIGGDYPLSATIMSEYANKKTRGAFIAAVFAMQGFGILAGGIVTLIISSAFRAGFPAPAYQDDRAGSTVRQADYVWRIILMLGAMPALLTYYWRMKMPETARYTALVAKNAKQAAADMSKVLQVEIQEEQDKLEQMVTRNSSSFGLFSRQFARRHGLHLVGTATTWFLLDIAFYSQNLFQKDIFTSINWIPKAKTMSALEEVFRIARAQTLIALCGTVPGYWFTVFLIDIVGRFAIQLLGFFMMTVFMLGLAVPYHHWTTKGNHIGFVVMYAFTFFFANFGPNSTTFIVPAEIFPARLRSTCHGISAAAGKAGAIIGSFGFLYAAQDPHKPDAGYKPGIGVRNSLFVLAGCNLLGFICTFLVPESKGKSLEEMSGEAEDDDDEVAAAGGGAAVRPQTA; encoded by the coding sequence ATGGCgcggcaggagcagcagcagcacctgcAGGTGCTGAGCGCGCTGGACGCGGCGAAGACGCAGTGGTACCACTTCACGGcgatcgtcgtcgccggcatGGGCTTCTTCACCGACGCCTACGACCTCTTCTGCATCTCCCTCGTCACCAAGCTGCTCGGCCGCATCTACTACACCGACCTCGCCAAGGAGAACCCCGGCAGCCTGCCGCCCAACGTCGCCGCGGCGGTGAACGGAGTCGCGTTCTGCGGCACGCTGGCGGGGCAGCTCTTCTTCGGGTGGCTCGGCGACAAGCTCGGCCGGAAGAGCGTGTACGGGATGACGCTGCTGATGATGGTCATCTGCTCCATCGCGTCGGGGCTCTCGTTCTCGCACACGCCCACCAGCGTCATGGCGACGCTCTGCTTCTTCCGGTTCTGGCTCGGATTCGGCATCGGCGGCGACTACCCGCTGTCGGCGACGATCATGTCGGAGTACGCCAACAAGAAGACCCGCGGCGCGTTCATCGCCGCCGTGTTCGCGATGCAGGGGTTCGGCAtcctcgccggcggcatcgTCACCCTCATCATCTCCTCCGCGTTCCGCGCCGGGTTCCCGGCGCCGGCGTACCAGGACGACCGCGCGGGCTCCACCGTCCGCCAGGCCGACTACGTGTGGCGGATCATCCTCATGCTCGGCGCCATGCCGGCGCTGCTCACCTACTACTGGCGGATGAAGATGCCGGAGACGGCGCGCTACACCGCCCTCGTCGCCAAGAACGCCAAGCAGGCCGCCGCCGACATGTCCAAGGTGCTCCAGGTCGAGATCCAGGAGGAGCAGGACAAGCTGGAGCAGATGGTGACCCGGAACAGCAGCAGCTTCGGCCTCTTCTCCCGCCAGTTCGcgcgccgccacggcctccaCCTCGTCGGCACCGCCACGACATGGTTCCTCCTCGACATCGCCTTCTACAGCCAGAACCTGTTCCAGAAGGACATCTTCACCAGCATCAACTGGATCCCCAAGGCCAAGACCATGTCGGCGCTGGAGGAGGTGTTCCGCATCGCGCGCGCCCAGACGCTCATCGCCCTGTGCGGCACCGTCCCGGGCTACTGGTTCACCGTCTTCCTCATCGACATCGTCGGCCGCTTCGCCATCCAGCTGCTAGGGTTTTTCATGATGACCGTGTTCATGCTCGGCCTCGCCGTGCCGTACCACCACTGGACGACGAAGGGGAACCACATCGGCTTCGTCGTCATGTACGCCTTCACCTTCTTCTTCGCCAACTTCGGCCCCAACTCCACCACCTTCATCGTGCCGGCGGAGATCTTCCCGGCGAGGCTGCGTTCCACCTGCCACGgcatctcggcggcggcggggaaggccGGCGCCATCATCGGATCGTTCGGGTTCCTGTACGCGGCGCAGGACCCGCACAAGCCCGACGCCGGGTACAAACCCGGGATCGGGGTGAGGAACTCGCTGTTCGTGCTCGCCGGATGCAACCTGCTCGGGTTCATCTGCACGTTCCTCGTGCCGGAGTCGAAGGGGAAGTCGCTGGAGGAGAtgtccggcgaggcggaggacgacgacgacgaggtggccgccgccggcggtggcgccgccgtgcgGCCGCAGACGGCGTAG